A region from the Flavobacteriales bacterium genome encodes:
- a CDS encoding T9SS type A sorting domain-containing protein → MTAILFLAGMTVVAQSHCWVKYKYDAAGNRIKRYWWCGDPNEIEKEEEVKTKSAMAEDFGLRLYPNPASDAVQLSSTSDMANAQLEVLDLQGRRVHSERVAGMLVSIDVSSWSAGRYTLVLRREQEEYTTSFSVAP, encoded by the coding sequence ATGACCGCCATTCTTTTTTTGGCCGGTATGACAGTGGTTGCCCAGAGCCATTGCTGGGTGAAGTACAAGTATGATGCGGCCGGGAACCGGATCAAGCGGTATTGGTGGTGCGGGGATCCGAACGAGATCGAGAAGGAGGAGGAAGTGAAAACAAAGTCGGCGATGGCGGAGGATTTCGGACTGCGGCTCTATCCGAACCCGGCCAGCGATGCTGTGCAACTGAGCAGCACTTCGGATATGGCCAATGCTCAATTGGAGGTGTTGGACCTGCAAGGCCGCCGTGTTCATTCGGAACGGGTGGCGGGCATGCTGGTGAGCATTGATGTGAGCAGCTGGAGCGCAGGGCGTTACACTCTGGTGCTGCGCCGCGAGCAGGAGGAGTACACGACAAGCTTTTCGGTGGCACCTTGA
- a CDS encoding T9SS type A sorting domain-containing protein, whose amino-acid sequence MKPVRNILLPLACMAVLGATAQQIVEHRTTRTIDIREDDKGAATVTIVTEENGSTNTTTLTGEEAKAWLAEHRTTEPMVTAEAPGEEGDLVMPVFCRVIVQPDGGQGSAKAEVFRYRTKPRTTPTPVHTATGNEEEVTGVEKSATTSPENDEMRVLPNPSEGLFTLAFKLPEEGGNGTMYVTDAAGRVVHNEVVMGNGGQARTVDLRGKEKGTYIATVMVGDRTLSKRLVIE is encoded by the coding sequence ATGAAACCCGTTCGAAACATCTTGCTGCCATTGGCTTGCATGGCGGTGCTAGGCGCCACCGCCCAACAGATCGTTGAGCACCGCACCACCCGCACTATTGACATCCGGGAGGACGACAAGGGCGCAGCGACAGTGACCATCGTGACGGAGGAGAACGGCTCCACGAACACCACCACGCTGACAGGCGAAGAGGCCAAGGCCTGGTTGGCCGAGCACCGCACGACCGAGCCCATGGTGACCGCTGAAGCGCCGGGTGAGGAAGGTGATCTGGTGATGCCGGTGTTCTGCCGCGTGATCGTGCAGCCTGACGGAGGTCAAGGAAGTGCCAAGGCCGAAGTCTTCCGTTACAGGACAAAGCCGCGCACCACACCAACGCCTGTGCACACTGCTACGGGGAATGAAGAGGAGGTGACCGGCGTGGAGAAGAGTGCGACGACCTCGCCAGAGAACGACGAAATGCGCGTGCTCCCGAACCCGAGCGAGGGCTTGTTCACACTGGCGTTCAAACTCCCGGAGGAAGGCGGCAACGGAACGATGTACGTCACGGATGCCGCCGGGCGTGTGGTGCACAACGAGGTGGTGATGGGCAATGGCGGCCAAGCGCGCACCGTGGACCTGCGCGGCAAGGAGAAGGGTACCTACATCGCCACCGTGATGGTGGGCGACAGAACACTATCGAAGAGGCTTGTCATCGAATAG
- a CDS encoding HAMP domain-containing histidine kinase, with protein MVIRPLAPLYFRPPPRISGGAPVEKRWIAALLIGITIALAGLSVIQVQWIRGVIEARDTQFGQSVDNAMNAVSERLERIDALMSIRKHSEGARMLAALDSAHQASLSAQQQSDVVIGLGGDGLPATVEHVGDPREALVDDVVRGLLYGNSQRPITERVDEPLLDSLVREELRARGIPEAAAFAVVNDENELVLMHAIADTAMAVELAHSPHRVRLFRLDPAGTAHWLVLSIPEQRSHILKGMGWQLALSGLLVLIIAGMFIFTIVTIVRQRRMSEIKNDLVNNLTHELKTPIATIALACEALSDPSITKTEERTRKFTTMIRDENKRLGVLVESVLQSAVLDSGRMRLRPVDLDMHQVVTEVARNTNILAERRNGRIATELGAELAHVKGDRIHLANVLYNLVDNAVKYCEKEPRITIATTSDDSHLSIVVRDNGIGIPRNELKRIFDRLYRVPTGNLHNVKGFGLGLSYVKSVVEGHGGTIAVESEPGLGSTFTITLPFEHDSRTETAGG; from the coding sequence GTGGTCATTCGCCCCCTTGCACCGCTCTACTTTCGGCCACCACCGCGCATTTCAGGTGGTGCACCCGTGGAGAAACGCTGGATCGCCGCCCTGCTCATCGGCATCACCATCGCACTCGCGGGACTCTCGGTCATCCAAGTGCAGTGGATCCGCGGCGTCATCGAAGCCCGCGACACCCAGTTCGGTCAGAGCGTGGACAATGCCATGAACGCCGTGAGCGAGCGCCTCGAGCGGATCGATGCGCTGATGAGCATCCGCAAACACTCCGAAGGCGCCCGCATGCTGGCCGCGCTCGACAGTGCCCACCAAGCATCGCTCTCGGCGCAACAACAATCGGATGTGGTGATCGGCCTTGGCGGTGACGGCCTTCCGGCCACGGTGGAGCATGTCGGGGACCCACGCGAAGCACTTGTGGACGATGTGGTGCGCGGTCTGCTTTACGGCAACTCGCAGCGGCCGATCACCGAGCGTGTCGATGAACCGTTACTTGATTCACTCGTTCGTGAGGAGCTGCGCGCGCGCGGTATCCCCGAAGCAGCGGCCTTCGCCGTGGTGAACGATGAGAACGAGCTGGTGCTCATGCATGCGATCGCGGACACGGCAATGGCCGTTGAGTTGGCGCATTCGCCCCATCGTGTGCGCCTATTCCGCTTGGACCCGGCAGGAACCGCACACTGGCTGGTACTGTCCATTCCTGAACAGCGCTCGCACATCCTGAAGGGCATGGGCTGGCAGCTGGCCCTCAGCGGTCTGCTGGTGTTGATCATCGCCGGCATGTTCATCTTCACCATCGTCACCATTGTTCGGCAGCGGCGCATGAGCGAGATCAAGAACGACCTGGTGAACAACCTGACCCACGAACTGAAGACACCCATCGCCACGATCGCATTGGCGTGCGAAGCGCTCAGTGATCCGTCCATCACCAAGACAGAGGAGCGGACCAGGAAATTCACCACCATGATCCGCGACGAGAACAAGCGTTTGGGCGTACTGGTGGAAAGTGTGCTGCAGAGCGCTGTGCTCGATAGCGGCCGTATGCGCTTACGTCCGGTCGACCTCGACATGCACCAGGTGGTGACGGAGGTCGCGCGCAACACCAACATCCTGGCCGAACGCCGCAATGGGCGCATCGCCACTGAGCTGGGAGCGGAGCTGGCGCACGTCAAGGGCGATCGCATCCACCTGGCCAACGTGCTCTACAACCTGGTGGACAATGCTGTGAAATACTGCGAGAAGGAGCCGCGTATCACCATCGCCACCACCAGCGATGACAGTCACCTGAGCATCGTGGTGCGCGACAACGGCATCGGCATCCCGCGCAACGAACTCAAGCGCATCTTCGACCGCCTGTACCGCGTGCCTACCGGCAACCTGCACAATGTGAAAGGCTTCGGCCTCGGCCTCAGCTACGTGAAGTCCGTTGTGGAAGGTCACGGCGGCACCATTGCAGTGGAAAGCGAGCCCGGTCTTGGCAGCACCTTTACGATCACCCTACCGTTCGAACATGACAGCCGCACTGAAACTGCTGGTGGTTGA
- a CDS encoding response regulator transcription factor, protein MTAALKLLVVEDDPNLGNLVAEYLEAKGYGVELQRDGQQGFEAYRRGGHDLLLLDVMMPVKDGLTLAKEIRKENPQVPIIFLTAKSMRQDAINGFLVGADDYIHKPFSMEELQLRIGAVLRRVHGIAEKEEAPNKYEIGLYHFDLRKQLLTLDEQQRKLTTKETELLRMLCVHRNGLLERSVALKEIWGDDSYFNGRSMDVYIAKLRKYFKDDPAVEIVNVHGKGFRLTDKSE, encoded by the coding sequence ATGACAGCCGCACTGAAACTGCTGGTGGTTGAGGACGACCCCAACTTGGGCAACCTCGTCGCTGAATACCTGGAAGCCAAAGGCTACGGCGTTGAGCTGCAGCGCGACGGACAGCAAGGGTTCGAGGCCTACCGCCGCGGTGGGCACGATCTGTTGCTCCTCGATGTGATGATGCCCGTGAAGGACGGGCTCACGCTGGCCAAGGAGATCCGCAAAGAGAACCCGCAGGTGCCCATCATCTTCCTCACGGCGAAGAGCATGCGGCAGGACGCCATCAACGGCTTCCTCGTTGGTGCGGACGATTACATCCACAAGCCGTTCTCCATGGAGGAGCTGCAACTGCGCATCGGTGCGGTGCTTCGGCGCGTGCACGGCATCGCGGAGAAGGAAGAGGCCCCGAACAAGTACGAGATCGGCCTCTACCATTTCGACCTGCGCAAGCAACTGCTGACCTTGGACGAGCAGCAGCGCAAGCTCACCACCAAGGAAACCGAACTACTGCGCATGCTTTGCGTGCACCGTAACGGCCTTTTGGAACGCAGCGTGGCGTTGAAGGAGATCTGGGGCGACGACAGCTACTTCAACGGCCGAAGCATGGACGTGTACATTGCGAAACTGCGGAAGTACTTCAAGGACGACCCGGCCGTGGAGATCGTGAACGTGCACGGCAAAGGCTTCCGCCTCACCGACAAGAGCGAGTAG
- a CDS encoding SDR family oxidoreductase — protein MDLSLHGQRALVCGSTQGIGLAAARELARLGATVCLLARDKSKLAAAVATLDRSAGQTHEVVCADMSDTAALSSAAMAYAAKSGPVHILINNTGGPPPGLAHQAPLEAFESAFRLHLLAYQAMALALVPGMKAAGHGRIINVISTSVKIPLHGLGVSNTIRGAVANWSKTLANELGAFNITVNNVLPGATETERLAAILEGKAKKGGVSVDEAAEEMKREVPMRRFAKPEEIANAIAFLASPAASYINGINLPVDGGRTGSL, from the coding sequence ATGGACCTCTCATTGCACGGGCAACGCGCCTTGGTTTGTGGCAGTACGCAAGGGATCGGCTTGGCTGCGGCGCGGGAGCTTGCCCGCTTGGGAGCTACGGTGTGCTTGCTCGCTCGCGACAAGTCGAAACTGGCGGCAGCGGTGGCGACACTTGACCGTTCAGCCGGGCAAACCCATGAGGTGGTCTGCGCCGACATGTCGGACACTGCCGCTCTCTCCTCAGCGGCGATGGCCTATGCGGCGAAGAGCGGCCCTGTGCACATCCTCATCAACAACACCGGGGGGCCACCACCAGGTCTTGCGCACCAGGCGCCGCTGGAAGCGTTCGAGTCGGCTTTCAGGCTGCATTTGCTGGCCTACCAAGCGATGGCCTTGGCGTTGGTGCCGGGCATGAAGGCAGCCGGTCATGGCCGCATCATCAATGTGATCAGCACCAGCGTGAAGATCCCGCTGCACGGGCTCGGGGTGAGCAATACGATCCGTGGTGCAGTGGCCAATTGGAGCAAGACCCTAGCCAACGAGCTGGGAGCCTTCAACATCACCGTGAACAATGTGCTGCCGGGCGCCACGGAAACCGAACGCTTGGCGGCCATCCTCGAGGGCAAGGCGAAGAAGGGCGGGGTGTCCGTGGATGAGGCTGCCGAAGAGATGAAGCGTGAGGTGCCGATGCGCCGCTTCGCCAAACCGGAGGAGATCGCGAACGCCATTGCGTTCCTCGCATCACCCGCCGCGAGCTACATCAACGGCATCAACCTGCCGGTGGATGGTGGGCGGACGGGGTCCCTCTGA